A region from the Hydrogenimonas sp. genome encodes:
- a CDS encoding recombination inhibitory protein MutS2 produces MREEISKLKSGEVKIAEQLDLQGYVERIRELFARDKPLYLEGDRGLHFRFVKELADIDFKAPPKVKNLDDLWMRLSKQAVPQPAEIFEAVKIVRYFIYLKSLKIEGEAGEWLKSIEIPAEIREIESMFDEKGRLLESVDERLASLHSALKQNRESIRQTLSRMVGSQKLAPYLVDRQIHYINEEEALLVRGGFNRVLKGSIIGRTTGGFFYVLPEAIGKLKEREAGIAGRLEEVYYEISKKIGTAMGGWLKFFRFIDRAFDRFDHYQARIALARMQDLVFILPESSNSIVLTDFVHPALTHPKPVNIDFSRPVLMITGVNAGGKTMLLKSILASAWLAKHLLPMRCNPNRTRIGSFRRIEAIIEDPQSVKNDISTFAGRMREFSRLFGQNGVLVGVDEIELGTDSDEAASLFKVMIEELVKRDIKIVITTHHKRLAAMMAGDGRVELAAALYDEKNRIPTYTFLQGIIGKSYAFETAERYGVPKNIVKLARIEYGEDKERLNELIERSSTLEKELRQKREELEREIEELEREKERYRELNDSMEAELYAKKRELEKIYEEATREARKALKMRDERSIHRQLDRAHKSVKRAKIEAPKRVEKFKVGDTVKYRKNRGVIVALKAKEATIEVEGIKFRVPLGELKRSGNPPPSPKPRSSVTLERNSATAGVKLDLHGLRADEAVERLDRFISDALLAGFDEVLVYHGIGTGKLAHAVRTFLKGHPSVKSFHDAPPHMGGFGATVVEL; encoded by the coding sequence GTGCGTGAAGAGATTTCCAAGTTAAAGAGCGGTGAGGTGAAAATAGCCGAGCAGCTCGATCTGCAGGGGTATGTAGAGAGGATAAGAGAGCTCTTCGCCCGCGACAAACCTCTATATCTCGAAGGCGACAGGGGGTTGCACTTCAGGTTTGTAAAAGAGCTTGCAGATATCGACTTCAAAGCTCCACCCAAGGTTAAAAACCTGGACGATCTCTGGATGCGCCTCTCGAAGCAGGCGGTCCCGCAGCCGGCCGAAATATTCGAAGCGGTAAAGATCGTGCGCTATTTTATCTATCTGAAAAGCCTGAAAATAGAGGGTGAAGCGGGTGAATGGCTCAAAAGTATCGAAATACCGGCAGAGATTAGAGAGATAGAGTCGATGTTCGACGAAAAGGGGAGGCTTCTCGAGAGTGTCGACGAGCGGCTGGCATCTTTGCACAGCGCGCTGAAGCAGAACAGGGAGTCTATACGCCAGACACTCTCGCGTATGGTGGGAAGTCAGAAGCTTGCCCCCTATCTGGTCGACAGGCAGATCCATTATATAAACGAAGAGGAGGCGCTTCTGGTTCGCGGCGGATTCAACCGTGTTCTGAAAGGATCCATCATAGGCCGTACGACCGGCGGCTTTTTCTACGTCCTGCCCGAAGCAATTGGAAAGCTGAAGGAGAGAGAGGCGGGCATAGCCGGCAGACTGGAGGAGGTCTACTACGAGATATCGAAAAAGATCGGTACCGCAATGGGCGGGTGGCTGAAATTTTTCCGCTTTATAGACAGGGCCTTCGACCGTTTCGACCACTACCAGGCCAGGATAGCCCTGGCGCGTATGCAGGACCTTGTATTCATACTTCCGGAGTCTTCGAACTCCATAGTCCTGACCGATTTCGTCCATCCGGCTCTTACGCATCCGAAACCGGTAAATATAGATTTCAGCAGGCCGGTGTTGATGATTACAGGTGTAAATGCCGGAGGAAAGACGATGCTGCTGAAGTCGATTCTCGCATCTGCCTGGCTTGCGAAACATCTTCTGCCTATGAGGTGCAACCCGAACAGGACCCGTATAGGGAGCTTCCGCAGGATCGAGGCGATAATAGAGGACCCCCAGAGTGTAAAGAACGACATCTCCACGTTTGCGGGACGGATGAGAGAGTTTTCACGCCTCTTCGGCCAAAACGGAGTACTGGTCGGAGTCGACGAAATAGAGCTGGGAACCGACAGTGACGAAGCGGCAAGCCTCTTCAAGGTCATGATAGAGGAGCTGGTAAAAAGGGATATCAAGATCGTCATCACCACCCACCACAAGCGTCTGGCGGCGATGATGGCCGGTGACGGGAGAGTGGAGCTGGCCGCTGCTCTCTACGACGAGAAGAACAGAATCCCGACTTACACCTTTCTGCAGGGTATCATAGGTAAAAGCTACGCATTCGAAACCGCCGAGAGGTACGGTGTTCCGAAGAACATAGTCAAGCTCGCAAGGATCGAGTACGGCGAGGACAAGGAGAGGCTCAACGAACTCATAGAGCGCTCCAGCACCCTAGAAAAAGAGCTTCGCCAAAAGAGAGAGGAGCTCGAGAGAGAGATAGAGGAGCTGGAGCGTGAGAAGGAGCGCTACAGAGAGCTGAACGACTCTATGGAGGCTGAACTCTATGCCAAGAAGCGGGAGCTCGAAAAGATATACGAGGAGGCGACCAGAGAGGCCAGAAAAGCTCTGAAGATGAGAGATGAAAGATCGATCCACAGGCAGCTCGACCGTGCACACAAAAGTGTGAAAAGGGCTAAGATAGAGGCTCCGAAGAGGGTGGAGAAGTTCAAAGTGGGCGATACGGTAAAGTACCGCAAGAACAGGGGGGTCATCGTGGCTTTGAAGGCCAAAGAGGCAACTATCGAAGTGGAAGGAATAAAGTTTCGTGTTCCGCTTGGCGAGCTGAAGCGCTCCGGGAACCCGCCTCCCTCTCCCAAGCCCAGGAGCAGCGTCACCCTTGAGCGAAACAGTGCGACTGCCGGTGTCAAACTGGACCTCCACGGACTCAGGGCCGACGAGGCTGTAGAGAGACTCGACAGGTTCATATCGGATGCTCTTTTGGCGGGATTCGACGAGGTATTGGTCTATCACGGTATCGGTACCGGAAAACTTGCCCATGCGGTGCGCACCTTTCTGAAAGGGCATCCGAGTGTAAAGTCGTTCCATGACGCTCCGCCGCATATGGGAGGCTTCGGCGCCACCGTAGTTGAGCTCTGA